The Amycolatopsis sp. DG1A-15b genome window below encodes:
- a CDS encoding SpoIIE family protein phosphatase, which yields MIGDERLPAEDQGVPVLPSPAEVSANLARLADTVARLRGEVDHAHAVADGRGLIELAKGVLMERLHCTPSDAAKQLESLAERSGMTPLEFAADVVGEAAEDRITEVTQEFLARAEGGESVAVRLRTAESGVLAAGDTQRVAESILEHALRPLGATAVAVWLAGPDGSLTLAGSAGFSAEEAARWCYVPPGVATPARSALLERDTVWFPTLAGGGLPSIGQHTLSGGGRVTVPTGTGGRIIGVVEMCWPEPLPAEPGRQRRQLEALAELCAHTLDTWDGVVAPVAAGGSGDFLGELVDFIDGLHDPAVLLSPCVDGGNRLSDFRIHHANVRFADPGGRPRSRIVGTRLLEAYPLAAEESGLLDKIQRVYATGEPFRADSMAITTLVDQVPLTVLTDVSVTRFAGNVLLILRIQDDAAKLAVLLQHAQRLGRIGGFEENVVTGVITWNTELFSLYGLPPNATPLSLHELATHAHPDDAQAIGRFLRAVLHHKRPSSTAFRLQRSDGVARHIRVVAEPVVDARGELVAVRGAYQDVSSQHWTEVALAATRDRLAETEQEAIERNRLALQLQHAIMPPVKGPIDMPGLRAAVRYRPAEKEHLVGGDWYDAVALPTGEVLLCVGDVAGHGIDAATGMVSLRNALRGLAATGAGPAQLLTWLNLVAYHLTDHVTATAVAAVYDPAHRKLRWARAGHLPPIVRHRDGTATTLPLIRGSLLGAVRDVTYEEDELQLAEGDILLIYTDGLIERRDRPVQDSVSRLVTLVDGHDGGLEHQLDTLLTYSTADTDDDTCVVGIEVTTA from the coding sequence GTGATCGGGGACGAGCGGTTGCCCGCCGAAGACCAGGGTGTGCCCGTGCTGCCCTCGCCGGCGGAGGTGTCGGCCAACCTCGCCCGGCTCGCCGACACCGTCGCCCGCCTGCGCGGCGAGGTCGACCACGCGCACGCCGTCGCGGACGGCCGCGGGCTGATCGAGCTGGCCAAGGGCGTGCTGATGGAGCGCCTGCACTGCACGCCGTCGGACGCGGCGAAGCAGCTCGAGTCGCTGGCCGAGCGCTCCGGGATGACGCCGCTGGAGTTCGCCGCGGACGTCGTCGGCGAGGCGGCCGAGGACCGCATCACCGAGGTGACGCAGGAGTTCCTGGCCCGGGCCGAGGGCGGAGAGTCCGTCGCGGTGCGGCTGCGGACCGCCGAGAGCGGCGTGCTCGCGGCGGGGGACACCCAGCGCGTCGCGGAGTCCATTCTGGAGCACGCGCTGCGGCCGCTCGGCGCGACCGCCGTCGCGGTGTGGCTCGCCGGGCCGGACGGGTCGCTGACGCTGGCCGGTTCGGCCGGGTTCTCCGCCGAGGAAGCGGCGCGCTGGTGTTACGTCCCGCCCGGCGTGGCGACCCCCGCCCGCAGTGCGCTGCTCGAGCGCGACACCGTCTGGTTCCCCACGCTCGCGGGTGGTGGGCTGCCCTCGATCGGGCAGCACACGCTGTCCGGCGGCGGCCGGGTCACGGTGCCGACCGGCACCGGCGGGCGGATCATCGGCGTCGTCGAAATGTGCTGGCCGGAGCCGCTGCCCGCGGAGCCCGGACGCCAGCGACGGCAGCTGGAGGCCTTGGCCGAGCTGTGCGCGCACACCCTCGACACCTGGGACGGCGTGGTCGCGCCGGTGGCCGCCGGCGGGTCCGGCGACTTCCTCGGCGAGCTGGTCGACTTCATCGACGGCCTGCACGACCCGGCGGTGCTGCTGTCGCCGTGCGTCGACGGCGGCAACCGGCTCAGCGACTTCCGCATCCACCACGCGAACGTCCGGTTCGCCGACCCGGGCGGCCGCCCGCGCAGCCGGATCGTCGGCACGCGGCTGCTGGAGGCGTACCCGCTGGCGGCCGAGGAAAGCGGCCTGCTCGACAAGATCCAGCGCGTCTACGCCACCGGCGAGCCGTTCCGGGCCGACAGCATGGCGATCACCACCCTGGTCGACCAGGTGCCGCTGACCGTGCTCACCGACGTCAGCGTGACGCGCTTCGCCGGGAACGTGCTGCTGATCCTGCGCATCCAGGACGACGCGGCGAAGCTCGCGGTGCTGCTGCAGCACGCGCAGCGGCTCGGGCGCATCGGCGGCTTCGAGGAGAACGTCGTCACCGGGGTGATCACCTGGAACACCGAGCTGTTCTCGCTGTACGGCCTGCCGCCGAACGCGACGCCGCTGTCGCTGCACGAGCTGGCCACGCACGCGCACCCCGACGACGCGCAGGCGATCGGCCGGTTCCTGCGTGCGGTGCTGCACCACAAGCGGCCGTCGTCGACGGCGTTCCGGCTGCAGCGCTCCGACGGCGTCGCCCGGCACATCCGGGTGGTCGCCGAGCCGGTCGTCGACGCCCGTGGTGAGCTGGTCGCGGTCCGCGGCGCCTACCAGGACGTCTCGTCGCAGCACTGGACCGAGGTGGCGCTGGCCGCGACGCGGGACAGGCTGGCCGAGACCGAGCAGGAGGCGATCGAGCGCAATCGGCTCGCGTTGCAGCTGCAGCACGCGATCATGCCGCCGGTCAAGGGCCCGATCGACATGCCGGGCCTGCGCGCGGCGGTCCGCTACCGGCCGGCGGAAAAGGAGCACCTGGTCGGCGGCGACTGGTACGACGCGGTCGCGTTGCCGACAGGCGAGGTGCTGCTGTGCGTCGGCGACGTCGCCGGGCACGGCATCGACGCGGCGACCGGGATGGTGAGCCTGCGCAACGCCCTGCGTGGCCTCGCGGCGACCGGCGCCGGGCCCGCCCAGCTGCTGACGTGGCTGAACCTGGTGGCCTACCACCTGACCGACCACGTCACGGCCACGGCGGTCGCGGCGGTCTACGACCCGGCGCACCGGAAGCTCCGGTGGGCGCGGGCCGGGCACCTGCCCCCGATCGTCCGCCACCGCGACGGCACGGCGACGACGTTGCCCCTGATCCGCGGCTCCCTCCTCGGCGCGGTCCGCGACGTGACGTACGAGGAGGACGAGCTGCAGCTCGCCGAGGGCGACATCCTGCTGATCTACACCGACGGCCTGATCGAGCGCCGCGACCGGCCGGTCCAGGATTCGGTGTCCCGCCTGGTGACCCTGGTCGACGGCCACGACGGCGGCCTCGAGCACCAGCTGGACACCTTGCTGACCTACAGCACGGCGGACACGGACGACGACACCTGCGTGGTCGGCATCGAGGTCACCACGGCTTGA
- a CDS encoding magnesium transporter CorA family protein: MTRTRVYRDGVLQKEDFPVEDVSEFLAEPGTAVWVDLCAPTEADLAQLADELGLHRLAVEDAVSEHQRPKLDRYDGHAFLSAYAVRFDAGTGRVATAELGAFVTPRALVTVRKDDGFDIEPVVRRWDQGAELATSGVPFLLHGLLDHVVDGQYEAVQALDDEVEALEDLVFADRPDSSELQRRSFRLRKSLTALRRVVLPMREVISSLMRPDLRLADELTRPYFEDVHDHARQAAEQTEALRELIATVRETQLNLQGNRLNLIMKKVTGWAAVIAVPTAVTGFYGQNVPYPGNGEPSGFWASTVALLVLSVGLYALFKKKDWL; this comes from the coding sequence ATGACCAGAACCCGGGTGTACCGCGACGGCGTGCTGCAGAAGGAAGACTTCCCCGTCGAGGACGTGTCGGAGTTCCTGGCCGAGCCGGGCACCGCGGTGTGGGTCGACCTCTGCGCGCCGACCGAAGCGGATCTGGCCCAGCTCGCCGACGAACTCGGCCTGCACCGGCTCGCCGTCGAGGACGCGGTTTCCGAACACCAGCGGCCCAAGCTCGACCGCTACGACGGCCACGCCTTTTTGTCCGCTTACGCCGTGCGGTTCGACGCGGGCACCGGCCGGGTCGCCACCGCCGAGCTCGGCGCGTTCGTCACCCCGCGGGCGCTGGTGACCGTGCGCAAGGACGACGGCTTCGACATCGAGCCGGTCGTCCGGCGCTGGGACCAGGGAGCCGAACTGGCGACGTCCGGCGTGCCCTTCCTGCTGCACGGGCTGCTCGACCACGTCGTCGACGGGCAGTACGAAGCCGTGCAGGCGCTCGACGACGAGGTCGAAGCCCTGGAGGACCTGGTCTTCGCCGACCGCCCGGACTCTTCGGAACTGCAGCGCCGCTCGTTCCGGCTGCGCAAGAGCCTCACCGCGCTCCGTCGCGTGGTGCTGCCGATGCGCGAGGTGATCAGCTCCCTGATGCGGCCGGACCTGCGGCTGGCCGACGAGCTGACCCGGCCGTACTTCGAGGACGTCCACGACCACGCCCGCCAGGCGGCCGAGCAGACCGAAGCGCTGCGGGAGCTGATCGCGACGGTCCGGGAGACCCAGCTGAACCTGCAGGGCAACCGGCTGAACCTGATCATGAAGAAGGTCACCGGCTGGGCCGCGGTGATCGCGGTGCCCACCGCGGTGACCGGGTTCTACGGCCAGAACGTGCCGTACCCGGGCAATGGCGAGCCGAGCGGGTTCTGGGCCTCGACGGTCGCCTTGCTGGTGCTTTCGGTGGGGTTGTACGCGTTGTTCAAGAAGAAGGACTGGCTGTGA
- a CDS encoding fumarylacetoacetate hydrolase family protein, which yields MVLERPGKIIALHLNYRSRAAQRGRVPEQPSYFLKPPTSVAVSGAVLERPAGTELLGFEGEIALVIGRTARRVAPEDGWAHVGGVTAANDFGVHDLRYADKGSNLRSKGGDGFTPLGPAVLPAAGLDPAALRLRTWVNGELVQEDSTSGLLFGFGRLVADLSQLITLEPGDVVLTGTPAGASVVVPGDVVEVEVDTDGRTTGRLVTTIAGGTVPFGPYGALPRVDEKQRADAYGTTAPAFELTASLKDRIESVGTATLSAQLRKRGYDAVSIDGLTSTRPGTRLTGRARTLRFLPYREDLFESRGGGYNAQKRAIDALGPGDVLVVEARGERGTGTVGDLLALRAQVRGAAGIVTDGGVRDLAAVSGLDIPTYHAGPHPAVLGRRHVPWDVDVAIACGGAAVCPGDVIAGDGDGVLVIPPHLVEEVVDAAVEQERQETFIAEQIAAGERVEGLYPMDEHWRGRYAAWLACRRP from the coding sequence ATGGTTCTCGAGCGGCCCGGCAAGATCATCGCGCTCCACCTCAACTACCGCTCCCGCGCCGCCCAGCGCGGCCGGGTGCCGGAGCAGCCGTCGTACTTCCTCAAGCCGCCGACGTCCGTCGCGGTGAGCGGCGCCGTGCTCGAGCGGCCGGCGGGCACCGAGCTGCTGGGCTTCGAAGGCGAGATCGCGCTGGTCATCGGCCGCACCGCCCGCCGCGTCGCCCCCGAAGACGGCTGGGCGCACGTCGGAGGCGTCACCGCGGCCAACGACTTCGGCGTCCACGACCTCCGCTACGCCGACAAGGGCAGCAACCTGCGTTCCAAGGGCGGCGACGGCTTCACCCCGCTCGGCCCGGCGGTCCTGCCGGCCGCCGGGCTCGATCCGGCCGCCCTGCGCCTGCGCACCTGGGTCAACGGCGAACTGGTCCAGGAAGACTCCACCAGCGGCCTGCTCTTCGGCTTCGGGCGGCTGGTCGCCGACCTCTCGCAGCTGATCACCCTCGAACCCGGCGACGTGGTCCTGACCGGTACGCCCGCGGGCGCGTCGGTCGTCGTGCCCGGCGACGTCGTCGAGGTCGAGGTCGACACGGACGGGCGCACCACCGGCCGGCTGGTGACCACGATCGCCGGCGGGACCGTCCCGTTCGGACCGTACGGCGCGCTCCCCCGGGTCGACGAGAAGCAGCGCGCGGACGCCTACGGGACAACCGCACCGGCGTTCGAACTGACCGCGTCCCTGAAGGACCGGATCGAGTCCGTCGGCACCGCGACGCTGTCGGCCCAGCTGCGCAAACGCGGGTACGACGCGGTGTCGATCGACGGCCTGACCTCGACCCGGCCGGGCACCCGGCTGACCGGCCGCGCGCGGACGTTGCGGTTCCTGCCCTACCGCGAAGACCTGTTCGAGTCCCGTGGTGGCGGCTACAACGCGCAGAAGCGCGCGATCGACGCGCTCGGCCCCGGCGACGTCCTCGTCGTGGAGGCCCGCGGCGAACGCGGCACCGGCACGGTCGGCGACCTCCTCGCGCTGCGGGCGCAGGTGCGCGGCGCGGCCGGGATCGTCACCGACGGCGGGGTCCGCGACCTGGCCGCGGTGTCCGGTTTGGACATTCCGACCTACCACGCCGGGCCGCACCCGGCGGTGCTCGGCCGGCGGCACGTGCCGTGGGACGTCGACGTCGCGATCGCCTGCGGCGGGGCGGCGGTGTGCCCCGGTGACGTGATCGCCGGTGACGGCGACGGCGTGCTCGTCATCCCGCCGCACCTGGTCGAAGAGGTCGTCGACGCGGCGGTCGAGCAGGAGCGGCAGGAGACGTTCATCGCCGAGCAGATCGCCGCGGGCGAGCGCGTCGAAGGGCTCTACCCGATGGACGAGCACTGGCGCGGGCGGTACGCCGCCTGGCTCGCCTGCCGCCGCCCCTGA
- a CDS encoding HAMP domain-containing protein, with product MVDGVRPGADASGVGEAGEQELRRLLAGLTAVRDGDFGIRLPGGADGLLGEIATVFNGMADQLSLFTSEVTRVAREVGSEGQLGGQAKVPGVSGTWKDLTDSVNAMAGNLTTQVRDIAQVATAVAKGDLSQKIDVDARGEILELKDTVNTMVDQLSSFADEVTRVAREVGSEGRLGGQAQVPGVGGVWRDLTDSVNFMAGNLTDQVRNIAQVTTAVAKGDLSQKITVDARGEILELKNTINTMVDQLSSFADEVTRVAREVGTEGRLGGQADVKGVSGTWRDLTDSVNFMAGNLTDQVRNIAQVATAVASGDLSQKINVTARGEVLELKDTLNTMVDQLSAFADEVTRVAREVGTEGRLGGQADVKGVSGTWKDLTESVNVMADNLTAQVRSIAQVTTAVARGDLSQKIRVDARGEILELKDTINTMVDQLSAFADEVTRVAREVGTEGNLGGQATVRGVSGTWKNLTDNVNVMASNLTGQVRSIAQVATAVARGDLSGKITVEAKGEVAALADVINTMVDTLSAFADEVTRVAREVGTEGMLGGQARVPNVAGTWKDLTDNVNSMANNLTGQVRNIAQVTTAVAQGDLTRKIDVDARGEILELKTTINTMVDQLSAFAAEVTRVAREVGSEGRLGGQAEVEGVSGTWKRLTENVNELAGNLTRQVRAIAEVTSAVAEGDLTRSITVDASGEVAELKDNINSMVESLRETTRANQEQDWLKSNLATITGLMQGRRDLAVVAAAVMDELVPLVNAQYGAFYLADDTAEVPELRLVGAYGHPDDGDGPAARFRVGQSLVGQAARSRRAIAVDDVPPGYATISSGLGSTTPASLIVLPIVVEDQVLGVIELASVHGFTPVHRAFLELLMEQIGVNVNNIVANARTDELLGESQRLTAELQARSEELQARQEELQSSNAELEEKAALLVTQNRDIETKNLEIEQARQELEARAQQLTLASKYKSEFLANMSHELRTPLNSLLILAQLLAQNPTRNLTAKQVEYAGIIHSAGSDLLQLINDILDLSKVEAGKMDVTPEQVSLRQLIDYVEATFRPMTSQRNLDFRITVAPGSPTELLTDDSRLRQVLRNLLSNAVKFTEIGGIELHIEPVDSDRLPRPLRVHGPAVAFRVTDTGIGIAEHQLESIFGAFQQADGTTSRKYGGTGLGLSISREIAQLLGGVITAESTLGEGSTFVFALPVARPDFAQLPAGEHPGTEVATTDSGALVPASGPRAHRRLLVVEERQHGLLTLVAESAAADLADSRDIGLSPADVEVVTAVGTQEAAAALATDAYHCVVLDLDLPDRTAFTFLDAMQGDSALRLVPVLAHNSRRLDGELEQLVQSRADVPSLEVLSGLDELRERIALHLSAEEPGAVLPLVRPDEPAAPVRPADVDTTLAGRTVLIVDDDPRNVYALTGILELHGMHVLHAEDGRKGVETVASHPGIDLILMDVMMPEMDGYTATAKIRAMPEHAGIPIVAVTAKAMPGDREKSLASGATDYVTKPVDADDLVARIKRHVTA from the coding sequence ATGGTCGACGGTGTGCGCCCGGGGGCGGACGCCTCGGGCGTGGGCGAGGCCGGGGAGCAGGAGCTGCGCCGCCTCCTGGCCGGCCTGACCGCCGTCCGCGACGGCGACTTCGGCATCCGGCTGCCCGGCGGGGCCGACGGCCTGCTCGGCGAGATCGCCACGGTGTTCAACGGCATGGCCGACCAGCTCTCGCTGTTCACCTCCGAAGTCACCCGCGTCGCGCGGGAGGTCGGCAGCGAGGGGCAGCTGGGCGGACAGGCGAAGGTCCCCGGCGTGTCCGGCACCTGGAAGGACCTCACCGACTCGGTGAACGCCATGGCCGGGAACCTGACCACCCAGGTCCGTGACATCGCCCAGGTGGCGACCGCGGTCGCGAAGGGCGACCTGTCGCAGAAGATCGACGTCGACGCCCGCGGTGAGATCCTCGAGCTGAAGGACACCGTCAACACGATGGTGGACCAGCTGTCGTCGTTCGCCGACGAGGTCACCCGCGTCGCCCGCGAGGTGGGCAGCGAAGGCCGCCTCGGCGGCCAGGCCCAGGTGCCCGGCGTCGGCGGCGTGTGGCGCGACCTCACCGACTCGGTGAACTTCATGGCCGGCAACCTGACTGACCAGGTCCGCAACATCGCCCAGGTGACGACGGCGGTGGCGAAGGGCGATCTTTCCCAGAAGATCACCGTCGACGCGCGCGGTGAAATCCTCGAACTCAAGAACACCATCAACACGATGGTCGACCAGCTGTCCTCGTTCGCCGACGAAGTCACCCGAGTCGCGCGAGAAGTCGGCACCGAGGGCCGGCTGGGTGGCCAGGCCGACGTCAAGGGCGTCTCGGGCACCTGGCGCGACCTCACCGACTCGGTGAACTTCATGGCGGGCAACCTGACCGACCAGGTCCGCAACATCGCCCAGGTCGCCACCGCGGTGGCGAGCGGCGACCTGTCGCAGAAGATCAACGTCACCGCCCGCGGCGAGGTCCTGGAGCTCAAGGACACGCTGAACACGATGGTGGATCAGCTGTCCGCGTTCGCGGACGAAGTCACGAGAGTGGCCCGCGAGGTGGGCACCGAGGGCCGGCTGGGTGGCCAGGCCGACGTCAAGGGCGTCTCGGGCACCTGGAAGGACCTCACCGAGTCGGTCAACGTCATGGCCGACAACCTCACCGCGCAGGTCCGCTCGATCGCCCAGGTCACCACCGCGGTCGCCCGCGGCGACCTGTCCCAGAAGATCCGCGTCGACGCCCGCGGCGAGATCCTCGAGCTGAAGGACACCATCAACACGATGGTGGATCAGCTGTCCGCGTTCGCGGACGAGGTCACCCGGGTGGCGCGTGAGGTGGGCACCGAGGGCAACCTCGGCGGCCAGGCCACCGTCCGCGGCGTGTCCGGGACCTGGAAGAACCTCACCGACAACGTCAACGTCATGGCGTCCAACCTCACCGGCCAGGTCCGCTCGATCGCGCAGGTCGCCACGGCCGTCGCCCGCGGCGACCTGTCGGGCAAGATCACCGTGGAGGCCAAGGGCGAGGTCGCCGCGCTGGCCGACGTCATCAACACGATGGTCGACACGCTGTCGGCGTTCGCGGACGAGGTCACCCGCGTGGCCCGCGAGGTGGGCACCGAGGGCATGCTCGGCGGCCAGGCCCGGGTGCCGAACGTGGCCGGGACGTGGAAGGACCTCACCGACAACGTCAACTCGATGGCGAACAACCTCACCGGCCAGGTCCGCAACATCGCCCAGGTGACCACCGCCGTCGCGCAGGGCGACCTGACCCGCAAGATCGACGTCGACGCCCGCGGCGAGATCCTCGAGCTCAAGACCACGATCAACACGATGGTCGACCAGCTCTCGGCGTTCGCCGCGGAGGTCACCCGGGTGGCGCGCGAGGTCGGCAGCGAGGGCCGCCTCGGCGGCCAGGCCGAGGTCGAAGGCGTGTCGGGCACCTGGAAGCGGCTGACGGAGAACGTCAACGAGCTGGCCGGGAACCTCACCCGCCAGGTCCGCGCGATCGCCGAGGTCACCAGCGCGGTCGCCGAGGGCGACCTGACCCGCTCGATCACCGTCGACGCCTCCGGCGAGGTCGCCGAGCTGAAGGACAACATCAACTCGATGGTGGAGTCGCTGCGCGAGACCACGCGGGCGAACCAGGAGCAGGACTGGCTGAAGTCCAACCTGGCCACGATCACCGGGCTGATGCAGGGCCGCCGGGACCTCGCCGTCGTCGCGGCCGCGGTGATGGACGAGCTCGTCCCGCTGGTCAACGCCCAGTACGGGGCCTTCTACCTGGCCGACGACACCGCCGAGGTCCCGGAACTGCGGTTGGTGGGCGCGTACGGCCACCCGGATGACGGGGATGGACCGGCGGCCCGGTTCCGCGTCGGTCAGTCGCTGGTCGGCCAGGCCGCCCGCAGCCGCCGCGCGATTGCCGTCGACGACGTGCCGCCCGGCTACGCCACCATCTCCTCCGGCCTCGGCAGCACCACGCCGGCCAGCCTGATCGTGCTGCCGATCGTGGTCGAGGACCAGGTGCTCGGGGTGATCGAGCTGGCGTCCGTGCACGGCTTCACGCCGGTGCACCGGGCGTTCCTCGAGCTGCTGATGGAGCAGATCGGCGTCAACGTCAACAACATCGTCGCCAACGCCCGCACCGACGAGCTGCTCGGCGAGTCGCAGCGGCTGACCGCGGAACTGCAGGCCCGCTCGGAGGAACTGCAGGCGCGGCAGGAGGAGCTCCAGTCCTCCAACGCCGAGCTGGAGGAGAAGGCGGCGCTGCTGGTCACGCAGAACCGCGACATCGAGACGAAGAACCTGGAGATCGAGCAGGCCCGCCAGGAGCTGGAGGCCCGCGCCCAGCAGCTGACGCTGGCGTCGAAGTACAAGTCGGAGTTCCTGGCCAACATGAGCCACGAGCTGCGCACCCCGCTCAACAGCCTGCTGATCCTCGCCCAGCTGCTCGCGCAGAACCCGACCCGCAACCTCACCGCCAAGCAGGTCGAGTACGCGGGCATCATCCACTCCGCGGGTTCGGACCTGCTGCAGCTGATCAACGACATCCTCGACCTGTCGAAGGTCGAGGCCGGGAAGATGGACGTCACCCCGGAGCAGGTGTCGCTGCGCCAGCTCATCGACTACGTCGAGGCGACCTTCCGGCCGATGACGTCGCAGCGCAACCTGGACTTCCGGATCACCGTCGCCCCCGGCTCGCCCACCGAGCTGCTCACCGACGACTCCCGGCTGCGGCAGGTGCTGCGCAACCTGCTGTCCAACGCGGTCAAGTTCACCGAAATCGGCGGGATCGAGCTGCACATCGAGCCGGTGGACTCCGACCGGCTGCCCCGGCCGCTGCGGGTGCACGGGCCCGCGGTCGCGTTCCGGGTCACCGACACCGGCATCGGGATCGCCGAGCACCAGCTCGAATCGATCTTCGGCGCGTTCCAGCAGGCCGACGGCACGACCAGCCGCAAGTACGGCGGCACCGGGCTCGGCCTGTCGATCAGCCGCGAGATCGCGCAGCTGCTCGGCGGCGTCATCACCGCCGAAAGCACACTGGGCGAGGGCAGCACGTTCGTCTTCGCGCTGCCGGTGGCCCGGCCGGACTTCGCGCAGCTGCCCGCGGGGGAGCACCCCGGCACCGAGGTCGCGACGACCGATTCCGGCGCCCTCGTCCCGGCGTCCGGGCCCCGGGCCCACCGGCGGCTGCTGGTCGTCGAGGAACGCCAGCACGGGCTGCTGACGCTCGTCGCCGAAAGCGCGGCGGCGGACCTGGCCGACAGCCGGGACATCGGCCTCTCGCCCGCGGACGTGGAAGTCGTGACGGCGGTCGGCACGCAGGAGGCGGCCGCCGCGCTCGCCACCGACGCCTACCACTGCGTGGTGCTCGACCTGGACCTGCCGGACCGGACCGCGTTCACCTTCCTCGACGCGATGCAGGGCGACAGCGCGCTGCGGCTGGTGCCGGTGCTCGCGCACAACAGCCGCCGGCTCGACGGCGAACTCGAACAGCTCGTGCAGTCCCGCGCGGACGTGCCGTCGCTGGAGGTGCTGTCCGGGCTGGACGAGCTGCGCGAGCGGATCGCGCTGCACCTGTCGGCCGAGGAGCCCGGTGCGGTGCTGCCGCTGGTCCGCCCGGACGAACCGGCCGCGCCGGTGCGCCCGGCCGACGTCGACACCACGCTGGCCGGCCGGACGGTGCTGATCGTCGACGACGACCCGCGCAACGTCTACGCGCTGACCGGGATCCTGGAACTGCACGGCATGCACGTGCTGCACGCCGAGGACGGCCGCAAGGGCGTCGAGACGGTCGCGTCGCACCCCGGCATCGACCTGATCCTGATGGACGTGATGATGCCGGAGATGGACGGCTACACCGCGACGGCGAAGATCCGGGCGATGCCCGAGCACGCCGGGATCCCGATCGTCGCGGTGACGGCCAAGGCGATGCCGGGCGACCGGGAGAAGAGCCTCGCCTCGGGCGCGACCGACTACGTCACCAAACCGGTCGATGCGGACGACCTGGTCGCCCGCATCAAGCGGCACGTGACGGCGTGA
- the dapA gene encoding 4-hydroxy-tetrahydrodipicolinate synthase yields MRFRSDPRAVRGSIAPLVTPFTAEGAVDHEGLANLVRWQLASGTHGISIGGSTGEPGSQTIAERAEAIRTVAAEVGDRVPFLPGTGSAKLDETLELTALARDAGIDAALVITPYYARPTQDALFVWYRTVCREYPDLPIVAYNVPSRTAVDLAPETVARLFRSCDNFVGIKETTKDFEHFSRVLHLCGRELLVWSGIELLGLPLLALGGAGFVSATANIAPAACAEMYTAWQSGDHERARELHYGLHPLVDLLFVETNPAPAKWLLEQRGLIASGHVRPPLISPAGRGIARITELMAEGAKYLSPADGFTVAGKQ; encoded by the coding sequence ATGCGATTCCGCTCCGACCCCCGGGCCGTCCGCGGGTCGATCGCGCCACTGGTGACGCCGTTCACCGCCGAGGGCGCCGTCGACCACGAAGGTCTGGCGAACCTCGTGCGCTGGCAGCTCGCCTCGGGCACGCACGGCATCTCGATCGGTGGTTCCACCGGCGAACCCGGCTCGCAGACGATCGCCGAGCGGGCGGAGGCCATCCGCACGGTGGCCGCGGAGGTCGGCGACCGCGTCCCGTTCCTGCCCGGCACCGGCTCGGCGAAGCTCGACGAGACCCTGGAGCTGACGGCGCTGGCGCGGGACGCCGGGATCGACGCCGCGCTCGTCATCACGCCGTACTACGCGCGGCCGACCCAGGACGCGCTGTTCGTCTGGTACCGGACGGTCTGCCGGGAGTACCCGGACCTGCCGATCGTCGCCTACAACGTGCCGAGCCGGACCGCGGTCGACCTCGCGCCGGAGACCGTCGCGCGGCTGTTCCGCTCGTGCGACAACTTCGTCGGGATCAAGGAGACGACGAAGGACTTCGAGCACTTCTCCCGCGTGCTGCACCTGTGCGGCCGGGAACTGCTGGTCTGGTCCGGGATCGAGCTGCTCGGCCTGCCACTGCTGGCCCTGGGCGGCGCCGGGTTCGTCAGCGCGACGGCGAACATCGCGCCGGCCGCGTGCGCCGAGATGTACACGGCCTGGCAGTCCGGCGACCACGAACGGGCGCGGGAGCTCCACTACGGCCTGCACCCGCTCGTCGACCTGCTGTTCGTCGAGACCAACCCGGCGCCCGCGAAGTGGCTCCTCGAACAGCGCGGGCTCATCGCGTCCGGGCACGTGCGACCGCCGCTGATCTCGCCGGCCGGGCGCGGGATCGCGCGCATCACCGAGCTGATGGCCGAAGGCGCGAAGTACCTCTCGCCGGCCGATGGCTTCACCGTGGCGGGCAAGCAATGA